The following are encoded together in the Desulfobacterales bacterium genome:
- a CDS encoding mechanosensitive ion channel family protein codes for YRPGVSPGVFEALQRSEDTILHLEQTFRNRLRPVDTSSPRATLEGFLDSVNRAYILVMETHAALKASPPEMTIDEARKFEAMAENLMRRAAATLDLSDVPRATRPDVGIESALQLKEILDRAMLPLIDTVPDLPMVKAERQRLGSGLPVRWRYPNTPIEIIEVLEGEQQGSFLFSAATIRRLHRYYTEVADLPYRSDQSKKELGYISPQISAGFYEFYITTPGDLIPRTTFLGRLVERLPDRLKTVHGGQTTWQWIAMILSVLVLTVASILVYYVFRRLAGKLQAPLNQWFMIFAPLIIAGLVVIAVDYINNDLNITGRSLLVIITASNAIVSILLAWVVYVLIRAIADSITALLKLPVESVKMSLIQLSSRVIGALLFAWVLIAGLRNLGVDVVPLVAGLGVGGLAIALAARPTMESIISSFMIYLDKPFRVGQRVNALGQDGTIEAIGLRSTKIRLLTGPLTSIPNEKMIAAEVQNIGRRPYIRRLFNVTITYDTSPEKINRAVEILREILSVPETEPTATTGATENSSETTPHPNEAINQEDFPPRVYFNELNADSLNIIVIYWYHPPEYWPYLEHANWINIQIMERFNAEGIDFAFPTQTLHLAGDDKRPLTVGQRWESEEDSFSPSAVLAQAAALGAQAVQTTPTAASDAVRPEAIERDTSKTQPDGELTDAPLEDDVMQGDEAGDAKG; via the coding sequence CATACAGGCCGGGGGTATCGCCTGGTGTGTTTGAAGCTTTACAGCGTTCTGAAGACACTATTCTTCATCTTGAGCAGACGTTTCGAAACCGCTTGAGACCGGTGGACACCTCCAGCCCACGTGCGACTCTAGAGGGTTTTCTGGATAGTGTCAATCGCGCCTATATCTTGGTGATGGAAACCCATGCGGCGCTCAAAGCCAGCCCGCCTGAAATGACGATTGATGAGGCTCGAAAATTTGAAGCCATGGCTGAAAATCTTATGCGGCGCGCTGCAGCAACGCTTGATCTCAGCGATGTACCAAGAGCAACGCGTCCGGATGTCGGTATCGAGTCTGCTTTACAGCTGAAAGAGATCTTGGATCGGGCGATGCTGCCTTTAATAGATACGGTTCCCGACCTACCCATGGTTAAGGCTGAAAGGCAACGCCTGGGATCGGGATTGCCGGTTCGCTGGCGTTATCCAAATACCCCCATTGAAATCATCGAGGTCTTGGAGGGCGAGCAACAGGGCAGTTTTCTTTTCAGCGCCGCGACGATCCGCCGTTTACACAGATACTACACGGAAGTCGCGGATCTTCCGTATCGCTCCGATCAGTCTAAAAAAGAGCTGGGATACATCTCCCCGCAGATATCCGCGGGCTTTTACGAATTTTATATTACAACGCCTGGTGATCTGATTCCCAGGACAACGTTCTTGGGCCGGCTCGTTGAACGCTTGCCCGATAGGTTAAAAACGGTTCATGGAGGCCAGACCACCTGGCAGTGGATTGCTATGATTCTCAGCGTTCTCGTCCTGACCGTTGCATCCATTCTGGTCTATTACGTTTTTAGGCGCTTGGCCGGAAAGTTACAGGCGCCTTTGAATCAGTGGTTCATGATTTTTGCCCCTTTGATCATCGCAGGCCTGGTGGTCATTGCCGTCGATTATATAAACAACGACCTCAACATCACCGGCAGGTCTTTGCTGGTCATTATCACAGCCAGCAATGCCATCGTCTCTATTTTGTTGGCATGGGTGGTATACGTTCTTATCCGGGCGATTGCGGATTCGATTACTGCCCTGCTGAAACTACCCGTGGAGAGCGTAAAAATGAGTCTGATACAATTGAGCTCACGCGTCATTGGTGCCTTGCTGTTCGCATGGGTGTTGATCGCGGGTTTGAGAAATTTGGGAGTCGATGTCGTTCCGCTGGTTGCCGGTCTGGGTGTTGGTGGTCTGGCCATCGCCCTGGCGGCCCGACCGACTATGGAAAGCATTATCAGCAGCTTCATGATCTATCTGGACAAACCATTTCGGGTAGGTCAGCGTGTCAATGCATTGGGTCAGGATGGTACCATCGAAGCTATTGGCCTGCGTTCAACCAAGATTCGGTTGTTGACCGGGCCGCTGACATCGATTCCCAACGAAAAAATGATAGCAGCCGAGGTCCAAAACATCGGCCGTCGGCCCTATATTCGACGTCTTTTTAATGTCACCATTACCTACGACACTTCACCGGAAAAGATCAATCGTGCAGTGGAGATTTTGCGGGAGATACTATCAGTGCCTGAAACAGAACCAACCGCTACCACCGGTGCAACGGAGAACAGCTCTGAAACGACACCGCATCCCAACGAAGCCATCAACCAGGAAGATTTTCCGCCGCGGGTTTATTTCAACGAATTGAATGCGGATTCCCTGAATATCATTGTCATCTACTGGTACCACCCGCCCGAGTATTGGCCCTACCTTGAGCACGCCAACTGGATTAATATCCAGATCATGGAACGTTTCAACGCAGAAGGTATTGATTTTGCCTTCCCGACCCAAACATTGCACCTGGCCGGCGACGACAAGCGACCCCTCACTGTGGGACAGCGCTGGGAATCTGAGGAAGATTCATTTTCGCCCAGCGCGGTTTTGGCCCAGGCCGCAGCCCTGGGCGCCCAGGCCGTGCAGACGACGCCTACTGCGGCCAGCGATGCGGTGCGGCCGGAAGCCATCGAACGTGATACCTCAAAAACACAGCCTGATGGAGAACTGACCGACGCACCGCTTGAAGATGACGTCATGCAGGGCGATGAAGCAGGAGACGCTAAAGGATAA
- a CDS encoding CheR family methyltransferase, which translates to MQTEFNDLVEQHLGARLPQQLATSVDLPKLPPDTQAFIERMLVLMKRAGYGVEQFNTALIRWLSVTIPTMLPRAWGGRIPPITLPGRHQKLDAYVAGEYAPPFDSSPLFVDIGCGFPPVTPAESARALPDWQVYGVDRSFADFVLYDPAGHYACFDQAGGFQYFQASMDPSGRALYEDPAGTRQRFEALYADLAPQLPQSDGTVSQQIEKDGCKLIQHHIRDFESNNLTLIKEDLLQLDLPPATVIRCMNLLIYFEPQSRKTMLSHAAKLLADDGMLIAGTNGYGIQTRYAVYRKDNDSLYPSEFAFSLDNLGHIVFMPWFSMHDNDPEAMLLADLAGAIRSDRQFWPSFSGHLDELLKAQKICFRGPDGFLQPLVEEMSLTEYFQKNAAIWQQLVEDGYPARTVEVLERAGHKAWINAVGDIAIVPPADALPTG; encoded by the coding sequence ATGCAAACCGAATTTAACGACCTGGTAGAGCAACACCTGGGCGCACGTCTTCCGCAACAGCTGGCAACATCCGTTGATTTGCCCAAGCTGCCGCCGGACACCCAGGCATTTATCGAGCGTATGCTGGTCTTGATGAAGCGCGCCGGATATGGCGTCGAGCAGTTCAACACGGCCTTGATCCGGTGGCTTTCGGTCACCATTCCCACCATGTTGCCGCGGGCCTGGGGCGGCCGGATCCCGCCGATTACACTGCCGGGCCGGCATCAAAAACTGGATGCTTATGTCGCCGGCGAATACGCCCCGCCTTTTGACAGTTCACCGCTATTCGTGGATATTGGATGTGGTTTCCCACCGGTGACACCGGCCGAATCCGCCCGGGCGCTGCCCGACTGGCAGGTCTACGGAGTTGACCGCTCATTTGCCGATTTTGTGCTGTACGATCCGGCCGGCCATTACGCCTGCTTTGATCAAGCCGGGGGATTCCAATACTTTCAGGCTTCCATGGATCCCTCTGGCCGGGCCCTTTACGAAGATCCAGCCGGCACTCGCCAGCGTTTCGAAGCACTGTATGCGGATTTGGCTCCCCAATTGCCGCAATCCGACGGCACTGTCAGCCAACAGATCGAAAAAGATGGCTGTAAGCTCATTCAGCATCACATTCGGGATTTTGAGAGCAATAATTTGACCCTGATCAAAGAAGATCTCCTGCAACTGGATCTGCCGCCGGCCACCGTGATCCGCTGCATGAACCTTTTGATCTATTTTGAGCCCCAAAGCAGAAAAACAATGCTGTCGCATGCCGCTAAGCTGCTCGCTGATGACGGTATGCTGATTGCGGGAACCAACGGCTACGGTATCCAGACACGTTATGCCGTCTATCGAAAGGACAACGATAGCCTGTACCCAAGTGAGTTTGCGTTCAGTCTGGACAACCTGGGCCATATTGTCTTTATGCCCTGGTTTTCCATGCATGACAACGATCCGGAAGCCATGCTGCTGGCCGATCTGGCCGGTGCCATCCGCAGCGACCGGCAATTCTGGCCATCTTTTAGCGGGCACCTGGATGAATTACTCAAAGCCCAGAAAATCTGCTTTCGCGGGCCCGATGGGTTTCTACAGCCCCTGGTCGAAGAGATGTCGCTCACAGAATATTTTCAGAAAAATGCCGCCATCTGGCAGCAGCTTGTAGAAGACGGGTATCCCGCCCGCACGGTGGAGGTACTTGAACGGGCCGGTCATAAGGCCTGGATCAATGCGGTCGGCGATATTGCCATCGTGCCGCCAGCGGACGCACTTCCCACGGGTTGA
- a CDS encoding ABC transporter substrate-binding protein, with protein sequence MKSQMVDLQAMVSRVTRSCFIIFFLVVLITLITAPVAWAGPKYGGTLRLLGEVDAMGFDAIKARSAVGGGRVTGNLVMEKLFARDKNDNIIPLLGISATSSEDGKIWTIELRQGVQFHDGTPFNADAVVHHWQRLLDPKNRYRQRILFRPIIGIEKTGEYEVRFRLKHAWLPFMAVLTDPSGFTALIPSPKAVEEDTQNRAPVGTGPFMIKEWKRGDRITVTKNPNYWKKDRPYLDAVVYRAIPDHESRYATLVSGQADIMITDRPAHVKKLSANPDFQKHIVHFRGAGILALNTTRPPFDDVRVRRAIAHAWDQKKYIRASYQDITPYTENWFGNSLDCSDTEYLQHDLAKARALMAEVAKPVEFEYVHTATNRGREAGIILQQMMKEIGIKVNPVPQDFPGIMKKLFSKNFDCISWLIRGGYDMGPTTTAVLHSKSPWNVTGYANPEVDKLLIQQRLSTDPAIRARTWCDIARKVNQDAPFLYLFGRQYYFFVRNYVKNINPPVLGEEGTQFDIWLDK encoded by the coding sequence AAGCTGTTTTATTATTTTTTTCCTGGTGGTGCTGATCACACTTATCACCGCTCCCGTGGCCTGGGCGGGCCCCAAATATGGCGGTACCCTGCGCTTGCTTGGCGAAGTCGATGCCATGGGGTTCGATGCCATCAAGGCCCGTTCCGCTGTGGGCGGCGGCAGGGTAACGGGAAACCTGGTAATGGAAAAATTGTTTGCACGGGATAAAAATGACAATATCATTCCGCTCCTGGGGATCTCGGCCACCTCTTCTGAAGACGGCAAAATATGGACGATTGAACTGCGCCAGGGCGTCCAATTTCATGACGGCACGCCATTTAACGCCGATGCCGTCGTCCATCACTGGCAGCGTCTGTTGGATCCCAAAAACCGCTACCGCCAACGAATACTGTTCCGGCCCATCATTGGCATCGAAAAGACCGGCGAATACGAAGTGCGGTTTCGCTTGAAGCACGCCTGGCTGCCATTTATGGCTGTTCTGACCGACCCATCCGGATTTACCGCCCTGATCCCATCACCCAAAGCGGTCGAGGAAGATACCCAGAACCGGGCACCGGTGGGCACGGGGCCTTTTATGATCAAAGAGTGGAAACGCGGCGACCGCATCACGGTAACCAAGAATCCGAATTACTGGAAAAAGGATCGGCCCTATCTGGACGCGGTGGTCTATCGCGCCATTCCGGACCATGAATCACGCTACGCCACTCTGGTATCAGGCCAGGCCGATATCATGATTACCGATCGGCCGGCGCATGTCAAAAAACTGTCTGCCAATCCGGATTTTCAAAAACACATCGTACACTTTCGTGGTGCTGGAATCCTGGCCCTTAACACCACTCGACCGCCTTTTGATGATGTCAGGGTGCGCCGTGCCATCGCCCATGCATGGGATCAGAAAAAGTATATCCGTGCCAGTTACCAGGACATTACGCCTTACACAGAGAACTGGTTTGGCAATTCGCTGGACTGCAGCGACACGGAGTATCTGCAGCACGATCTGGCAAAAGCCCGGGCGCTGATGGCCGAGGTCGCAAAACCGGTAGAATTTGAATATGTTCACACGGCAACAAATCGGGGAAGAGAGGCCGGCATTATTCTGCAGCAGATGATGAAAGAAATCGGAATTAAGGTAAACCCGGTCCCGCAGGATTTTCCCGGCATCATGAAAAAATTGTTCTCTAAGAATTTCGATTGCATCTCCTGGCTCATTCGCGGCGGATACGATATGGGTCCCACGACCACAGCCGTCTTACACTCCAAAAGCCCCTGGAACGTTACCGGTTATGCCAATCCGGAAGTCGACAAGCTGTTGATTCAGCAGCGACTGAGCACCGATCCGGCAATACGGGCCAGGACCTGGTGCGACATCGCCCGGAAAGTCAATCAAGACGCGCCCTTTTTGTACCTTTTTGGCCGGCAATATTATTTTTTTGTCAGAAATTATGTCAAAAATATCAACCCGCCGGTGCTCGGAGAAGAAGGCACCCAGTTTGACATTTGGCTGGATAAATGA